DNA from Tursiops truncatus isolate mTurTru1 chromosome 8, mTurTru1.mat.Y, whole genome shotgun sequence:
CTCTCCTGGATTTTTGCCATAGTGATAACTGTTCTGAGCAAATGActgtcttctctttgcttttaccCATTTCAATAGCAGCCAGAATGATACTTATAAAACTATGAAAGATAAGTCATATCAGATGAACCCCTCTGCTCTCTAGACTTCCGGTCTAAGAGTGAAAGCCAAAATTACTTCAATGGCCCACAAGGTTCTACACCTCCTCCCCATCCTTACGCTCTATTATTCACTCTGTTCCCCCCCTCCAGCCATACTAGCTTGTGATTCCTTGGACAGACATGCTCCTGCCCCAGGACTTCCTGACATGTACTTTCACGCTGGAATTATTCCCCCCAGAGGATGGCTTGTCTGCTCCCTCAGTTACTTCAAGTCTTTATCACTACCTAGCAGGCTAAATGTtttacttgttattatctgtctctccCCACCATAATATAAGCTCCAAGGTCGGGATTTTTGTCACTTTTTGTTTACTGCTTTATCCTTGGTCCTGCCCCACAGGGTAGGTTCTCAATAAAATTTGTAGCATGAACTTGCAAGCAAACATTTCCCTGAACTTGTCACATGTTCTTGTTTTTGACGTCTTCTGCCAtgcaaaatctttttatttacatACGTACAACCGTCAGttttgaagtttttcttcttctatttaaAGGCTCAATTTTTACCCTCTCAAGGACCGTTCTTTTGActtaatttcctattttattaaactttctattgtggaaaatttcaaacatacacagagATATATATCTCATTCCTCGTTTGGAAAGTCCATAAAAGGGAGAGGCTCTTACTGATTTTTCAACGTCTCCAGCCTCTGCCAGGACCTCAGCAACCTCAGGGAATGcgtttccaaagaataaattaatggCACGAGGGTTTCTCCAGGGCAAATGCCTCTCAGGGTCCCCTCAGACCACAGGCGGCAGTCCTGGGAGTCGTTTGCTTAAGGAAGGCGTCTGTCCTGTTTTCTCCCGCCAGGCTGGGCCTTCCCGTGGACACTCGCTGCCACCTCTAGGCGCGTGTTTGGCCTAGGTTGCCAGAATGGGAGGGGCTCTGACTTCCGACTGAACAAAGTTTTTTCTTTGGGGCCCGCCGATCTCGGCCCCACCCAGGCCAGAGGCCGCCTCACTGACTAGGCCTCTCTGCAGCCACTGCGCTCCTCGCACGCGGATCCCCCTCTCCAgcccttcttccccctccccccggcaGTGGCGGTTGGTCGCGCGCAGTcgtccctctcccaccccctccgcTAACGAGCGGGCTCCAGGCCCTCTGGGATTGGCTGCGCCTGAGTGCATTTTCTCTCAGCCTCTCTGATTGGCTGCAGGGCACGCGGGATCTGGGCTCCGATTGGCTAGGTCAGAGCGCCTGCGCGGCGGGGTTCTCCGTCGCCAGCCATTCCTGGGGAGGACTGCCGGCGGGTCAGACGTTTCGCCTGTCGCTGGAGGAGAGGTCCAGGCTCTCCGGGAAGGCGGCTGCGGCGGCAAAATGAAGATATTCGTGGGAAACGTCGATGGGGCGGATACGACGCCGGAGGAGCTAGCAGCTCTCTTTGCGCCCTACGGCACGGTCATGAGCTGCGCCGTCATGAAACAGTTCGCCTTCGTGCACATGCGCGAGAACGCGGGCGCGCTGCGCGCCATCGAGGCCCTGCATGGCCACGAGCTGCGGCCGGGGCGCGCGCTCGTGGTGGAGATGTCGCGCCCACGGCCTCTTAACACTTGGAAGATATTCGTGGGCAATGTATCGGCTGCGTGCACGAGCCAGGAATTGCGCAGCCTCTTCGAGCGCCGCGGACGCGTCATCGAATGTGACGTGGTGAAAGGTAATGTGGAGACGGGCGCGCGGGCGCGGGCGCGCTCGGGGCACTCTGCTTGTTAGCCACGCCCCTTTCCCGGGGGTCGGTCACTGCGCGGTTGGCGGTGGGGGCTGGGAGAAGTCCGCGGGAGTGAGGCCGGAGGTGTTGGGGGCGCGTTGGGTAGAGCCACCCTCCTCCCGTGCGGGTCAGGCACCATTAACCAAATGGGAGGAAGCGGCTCTGGGTGGGTGCGGCGGCCACTGCGAGCCGGGCTACGGGGCCGGGGACGCGCCTGAGAGACTTGGGAGGGTACCGGGGGCGCGCCTTCCACTGGGCTCCTGGGCCTGGCGCCGAACGGAAATTGGGAAGTGACGGGCACAAGCCGGATCATGGAGCGGGGAAGATTTCGCCACTTCCCCACTTCCTCTTCAGAAGTCTGTCAGagcaagggaaaagggaaaaggtgggggctgaaccccccccccccccaaggccACCGTCGTGTTCCCTCTCGATGAATGCTCCCGAGCGGAAGGTAACGGGGCCCTTGGAAGTTTCTTGGGCTGGGATCTTTTAGTATTGTGTGGCGTGGGTCTACTGATGGGTATAGTTACTCGTGGGTACAGGAGGGGCCCCTTCCTAACCACTTTGGCCTTTCAGTATTGTTAGGTGGGTTAGGCGTGGCAATTCTGTGCTTTCCAACtccctcaaacttttttttttcccctttgggatCGATTTTACATCTATAAACTGGAAACCCCGACTTTTCGCATGTGGACGAAGGCTTGTTTTATGAAATGGCCTCTTCTGAGCAACTAACTCGTCAAGCCGGTGCCCTAGGGCGGTATCCTTTTAGAAGCTTGGTGATTTTGCAAGGGGGCACACTCTGAGGGGGACGTGGGGACTTAATAGTCATCTTTGCTTGAGTACTCTAATTGTCAGGGTAGATCCCTAGTTTGCCTTCGAGAAGAATATATCACTATAATTTAGGCCTGACCTCCTTTTTGGGACTTAGTTGACTTTTTTCATAGTCTGGGTTCTTATCCctaagctctttttcttttttgttggcaAGATTTGGAGGTATAGCCCTTGCGTATGTGGCCAGTTTCTGTTCCACTTGGGAACAGATCAGAGTCAACTTTGCCTTGCTATCTTCAGGGATGCAACCTGGGAGTGAGTATCTGATCCCTTGCTCCTGGTGTTGGATTCATAGCTGCTCATACCCTGTGTGAGAAGTTTTAAGGATAGTAAATACATTTGGGAGCAGGTGCTTATTCATTTCCACCAAGATACATCTTTTGGGTCATTCCTTATCCTTTCCGTAACTGGGGGAAGTGTGAGGGTTGCAGTCTCCACCACTAGGAGTAATTCCTCCTTCTGCATTaatactgcattttgttttcctCAACTCAGGCTATGCAAATTCATGACTATCTGGAATCAGGCTTTCCTGCTGGGTGCTCTGATGAGGCAGGCTGTATGGTGCatgaatttttgcttttatttagagTGAAAGAGTGGGAAGGGCATCAGATTGGGCCCCTGGCCAGGAAATGTATATGACTCATTATGAGAGTTCTGTTTGATTGACCtattacatttttttgtgtggttcTCAGACAGGGTGGCTACTAGATTGGGAGTCTAGAAACTTGCATCTGAGGGGACAGTCTCTATGGAACTCATTGGTCAAGAAGCCTTCTTTGGGTTGGTAGAGAAGGCTAAAAATTTGCCTGAATTTGCTTGGGACTGACACCAAGTGacagtgggggggtggggtgaagTGTGTAACTGCATGTGGTTTTTAGAACTCTTGACTGTTTCTTTGTGAGAGTTAGAGTGAAAGTTTTGTGCATTTTGTCCCTTTGCGAACATTTGATTGGCAGAGATGCACTGATTTCCTTAGGGAGTGGTGGTTAGTTGTTGTTTGTAGTTATGCTGATATGTAAGAGAGTGCCTGATAATATTTTGAGGTAAGGGACTGTGGTAAAGATTTGAGGATCATATTCTCCACTGATGCCTTTCTATTTGGAGTGAAGGAAAATGAAGTTTTTAAGTTGGGAATGTAGTAGAAGAGACTTGGCTCTGGCTCTATAAATAGCTTACTTATTTCTTGCTCTGGGAATGGGCACTTGATTGAGTCATCTTGTGTTGGTTGTCAGGTCTTTGAAAAGCACAGAAGCTTGGCATTGCACAGGACAGCCAGTTCCGTTTTATTTCACAGGGGGAATAACGTAGTTGCTTGGTTCCAGGAGCTTAGATATGATTTGTAGAATAAAAATTTCCATAGCAACAGCAGATTGTAACCACTCTCCACAGCTACATTCTGTTGGGTGTTCAAGGATGAAGTTTGAGAGTTGCTGACAGCTTTAGGAACCATTTAGATTCCATGAGAAGTCTGAAGGGCAGAATAGGAAACTGTTTCCTCTCCTTTGTTGTGGGTGGCCATTCTTTCCTCCTACATACAGCTCTGTagtttcaaattagaatttttttactCTTCTGAGAATAGGAAAACTCATTTTTCTGGATTCTCTTAACTTTGGTACTGGAGGAATTGTGAAGTCACCAGACCATTAGGATAGCTCTGTAAATCATTGCCTGCTAGTCCCTTTAAATGTGATGGATTTCCTTCAGGGGTCACCGTTTCCTTGAACTACCTCTCCAGGCAGGTGGGTCCCTGGAGTTTTCTAGatctttggtttttctttattgtcCTAGGAGTAGTTAGGTTCCTGGGCATCTTTGGAAGGGCTGGGTCTGGGTTTAGCTGCTCACTGTGATAAGGGTTAGTTAGCCCTCATGTGATGGAGTCAGCTGGACAACCTATTCGCACTTCCCTCCAGTATCAGGCTTAGAAACTCTCAGATATAAATTGGATATAATTGTATCCGATGGCTTTCTTTTTATCAGCTATATAGCTTATCTGTGTGGTCAATTGAATTGTACACATGAAATCTCAATTTTCAAGTTTCACAAGTTGGTCTCTTAATAAAACCGAGCTAAGTAGGGAATAGATAATGTGACATCCTATTGCTCTTGTAAACCCATTGAAAGTTTTTGTTGGGTGTTTTTTCCTAGCTTATTCCAGTCCTAGGAATTTGTGGATAGGTTAACCAGGAATATAGTATGGTTCCTTAATATTCCCTCATAGTGCCTGAAAGTTTTTTAATTCCCTTTAATCTGCCTACACTCTTGCTTTCTGCTTGCCATTGCATTCTCCTGGTGGTAGGGTCAGCTCAGCCTTTGCTTTTAAAGAGATCTGGGACCACCAGCATTGATTTTTAGCTCACTGTACCCAAACTGGAGGTGAGAGATGAGAGGACAGTTCTGGTGCCCTGTGGCTAGGCCGAAAGGAACGCTTTGCTTTTCGCCTTTCGCAATTGGAAGAATCAGGTTCTGGCCCTAGGGGTGTAAAGACAGTTGTGATAGttcattttgttcctttatcATCTCTGGCTAGTTCCAAATTTGCATTTACAGGTTACATTGTATTTCTTGTGTTTTATTAGAGATGAAAGATCATATCTGTAGGGAACTAAGCCTGTGGTTATTCCTAGGCTTGAATAATTATcatgatttttatcattatatagctATTTATACTttacaaggcttttttttttttttggcggtatgcgggcctctcccgttgcggagcgcaggctcagcagccatggctcacgggcccagccgctccgcggcatgtgggatcttcccggaccggggcacgaacccgtgtcccctgcatcagcaggcggactctcaaccactgcgccaccagggaagccctacaaggcATTTTTATCATCTCATTTGAATCTTCTAACTCTGAGGTGGGTAGGACAGATTGtcagatggagaaataaattgTAAGTTCCGTAAGAACTTACAGCAAGTCAGTGAACTGGATCTTCAGCTGAGGCATTTTAGCGCCTAGCCCCAGGATTCCTTTTGCTATACCACACTTCTGACTTCTACCTGttgattattttactttattttttttttttttgtggtacgcgg
Protein-coding regions in this window:
- the RBM14 gene encoding RNA-binding protein 14 isoform X5 — translated: MKIFVGNVDGADTTPEELAALFAPYGTVMSCAVMKQFAFVHMRENAGALRAIEALHGHELRPGRALVVEMSRPRPLNTWKIFVGNVSAACTSQELRSLFERRGRVIECDVVKGMVPTGV
- the RBM14 gene encoding RNA-binding protein 14 isoform X4 — its product is MKIFVGNVDGADTTPEELAALFAPYGTVMSCAVMKQFAFVHMRENAGALRAIEALHGHELRPGRALVVEMSRPRPLNTWKIFVGNVSAACTSQELRSLFERRGRVIECDVVKDYAFVHMEKEADAKAAIAQLNGKEVKGKRINVELSTKGMVPTGV